A stretch of the Ischnura elegans chromosome 5, ioIscEleg1.1, whole genome shotgun sequence genome encodes the following:
- the LOC124159871 gene encoding piggyBac transposable element-derived protein 4-like, producing MSNKRKYSEAELCQILDESEEEYFSDDSSDGEYQPEHESSTESDSDCSGVSQDAEDSSLEAHGVNLLHGVSGDEVPYPASSKKKVSSEICWSPPKVLFIPRHTVTLHRRTASLCNLDMSSDEMAYFLKVFPRSLIIFISQCTNKRLDILRKKKNLVNLCETDPGEILLVLGCMLVMSYNKVPSISDYWSHNPSLGNEAIKGAISRNRFQLLISKLYFTDPEQPASSSKTYYIDEVISCLKHTFSKARDESPYQSIDESMTKFKGRSALKQYLPLKPIKRGIKIWERCDAMTGYAYDLNVYSGKELGQDLPESSTLGERVVLSLTKTIRNPDVTLVFDRFFTSVHLLNSIQYPAVGTAISTRKNMPKFQGKLKRGEFEFLANHQRTMAARWQDSKEVTVLSNCHDATVNTANRKQKDGRKVKVDCPELICFYNKYMGGVDLSDQKVGVYDFDRRSNKWWKKVFYKVLMLAVVNSWILYMDTTKKDVRLLQFIVPLAEKMMAMGKEQSKVKRKRCRGRPSKIAKLMLNVGDHLPVEGNTRRRCMRCAQNKVEKRTKTLCTMCQVPLCRQCFTSYHT from the coding sequence atgagcaataaaaggaaatattctgaaGCAGAGCTTTGCCAAATACTGGATGAAtctgaagaagaatatttttcggaCGACTCATCAGATGGGGAATATCAGCCCGAACATGAAAGTAGTACAGAGAGTGATAGTGACTGCTCTGGAGTGAGTCAGGATGCTGAGGACAGTTCGTTAGAAGCTCATGGTGTCAATCTCCTGCACGGGGTGAGTGGCGATGAGGTTCCTTATCCGGCTTCATCTAAAAAAAAGGTTTCTAGTGAAATATGCTGGTCTCCACcgaaggtattatttattcctagaCACACTGTGACATTACATCGTAGAACAGCCTCATTATGCAACTTGGATATGTCATCTGACGAAATGGCATACTTTCTAAAAGTGTTTCCTCGAAGTTTGATCATTTTTATCAGCCAGTGTACTAACAAACGTTTGGATATATTACGCAAGAAGAAAAATTTGGTCAATCTCTGTGAAACTGATCCAGGGGAGATATTGTTAGTTCTTGGATGCATGCTCGTGATGAGCTACAATAAAGTTCCAAGCATTTCGGACTATTGGTCGCATAATCCTTCCTTGGGAAATGAGGCAATCAAAGGAGCCATTTCACGAAACAGGTTTCAACTGCTTATATCAAAGCTCTACTTCACAGATCCTGAGCAACCTGCCAGCTCCTCAAAGACATACTATATTGATGAGGTAATATCTTGCCTAAAACATACATTTTCCAAGGCTAGAGATGAAAGCCCCTACCAGAGCATTGACGAATCTATGACGAAATTCAAGGGCAGGTCAGCTCTAAAGCAATATCTTCCCCTCAAGCCTATAAAACgaggaataaaaatttgggaGCGCTGTGATGCAATGACTGGATATGCATATGATTTGAATGTATACTCTGGCAAGGAATTGGGACAAGACCTACCGGAGAGTTCCACTCTGGGGGAAAGAGTTGTCTTATCTCTAACAAAAACAATCAGAAATCCAGATGTTACTCTTGTTTTTGATAGGTTTTTCACGAGCGTGCATCTACTAAATAGTATTCAATATCCAGCAGTAGGTACTGCTAttagtacaagaaaaaatatGCCGAAATTTCAAGGGAAATTGAAAAGAGGGGAATTCGAATTTCTTGCAAATCACCAACGAACAATGGCAGCCCGGTGGCAGGATAGCAAAGAAGTAACTGTTCTCAGTAATTGCCATGATGCAACAGTGAATACAGCAAACCGAAAGCAAAAGGATGGAAGAAAAGTAAAGGTAGACTGTCCAGAATTAATTTGCTTCTATAATAaatacatgggaggagtagatcttTCAGACCAGAAGGTGGGCGTGTATGACTTCGATAGGCGATCTAATAAGTggtggaaaaaagtattttataaggTACTTATGTTAGCAGTGGTAAATTCATGGATTTTGTATATGGACACAACCAAAAAGGATGTAAGGCTATTGCAGTTCATCGTGCCtttggcagaaaaaatgatggcaaTGGGTAAGGAACAAAGCAAAGTAAAACGGAAGCGATGCAGAGGCAGACCATCAAAAATAGCAAAGCTTATGCTGAACGTCGGTGACCACCTTCCCGTTGAGGGAAATACAAGGAGACGGTGCATGAGATGTGCACAGAACAAAGTAGAAAAGAGAACAAAAACTCTGTGCACAATGTGTCAAGTGCCACTCTGTAGACAATGTTTCACTTCCTATCACACATAG